A stretch of DNA from Microlunatus capsulatus:
GACGCCGGTGGCAGGGCGACCAGCCGGAGCGGTGAGCCGGGCGGCAGCAAGCCCTCCGGCGCCCGTCCGGTGACGAGCTTCATCGCGACGGCGGCGCGGCCGTCGGCCGGCAGGGCCACCGGCGCCACGGCGGCGGCGGGCAGCACCGAGCCGGCCGGCAGGTCGAAGACGGCCCGCTGGCCGACCAGGCTCTCGAGCCGCTCGGCGGCGACGGTGTCCGGCAGCGTCCCGCCCCGCAGCCGGACCGTCGTCAGGTCGTCGCGCTGGATCGCCTCACCGCGGTAGACGGTCGCGGCCAGGGACACCACCGTCGTCTCCGACGCGAGCCGGGCGTAGACCACGGCCGACAGCAGCGCGCCGAGGCACAGCGCCAGCACGCCGAGGGCGATCCAGCGCGGGTTGCGGCGGCCCGGCAGCCGCGGCAGCTCCGGGGCAGCAGTGGCCGCGCCCGAGGCGTCCGCGGCCTCAGAGGGGCGCGGTCGGGCCGCGCGGGTGCGCGGTCGCAGGTCGATGCTCACGGAGTCCTCCCAGGACGACGGGTGTGCGGGGTGTCGACGACGGACCCGGTCACCGCGCGCCCCCGGTCGGCACGATGACGGCCTCGGCGGACCCGGTGCCGGTCACCGTGCCGAGGCCGACGACGGACAGGAAGAGCGTCGGCGCGCTCGACCGGGTCTCGACCCGGACGACGCCCGCCCGCAGGGTGACCGTGCCCTGGACCGACGGGTCGCCGGCGAGGAAGGCCTTCGCTGCGAGCACGGCAGCGCCCGCCGGCTCGGCGCCGCCCAGCTGCCGGGTGGCGGCCGCGTTCCCGGCGGCCCGGCTGGCCCCGGCGGCGGCCGCCTCGGCCCGGCTGGCGGCGGCGACCTTCTGCCCGCCGTCGACGACCAGGCCGGCCACCAGCACGAGGGCACCCATGACCATCAGCACGAAGAGGCTGATGCTCTGCCCGCGCTCGTCCCGCCTCATCGCCGGCTCCGGTACGTGTCGAGCGCCGCGGCGCCCTCGCCGCTGAGCTGGATCGAGCCGGGCAGGCCGGGCAGCACGACGTCGCCGAGCGGCACCGTGCAGCCGACCGTCGTCCGAACGGTGGCCGGGGTGCCGACGGGCACGGCGAACGCGGCGGTCTGCACCCCGACCGTCGTGCTGGAGCAGACCAGCCCGGCGGTGCGGAGCGACGCCTGGCCTGCGGCCCGGCCGTCGACCGCGGCCGTTCCCGCGCTCCGGGCCAGGGAGGCGGCCCGGGCCGCGCTCTGGGCCGCCTCGACGACGGTGGCGCGCGCGAACCAGAGCCGGCCGCCCGCGACCAGCAGGCCGAGGACCAGGACGAGGGCGGGGACGACGAGGGTGAGCTCGACGGTCACCGAGCCGCGGCTGGCCGGACGGCCGCTCACGGCGGGGTGACCCGTTCCCGCGGGGCGGCGGCGCTCTCGCGCAGCCGGCCGAGGCCGACGTCGAGCAGCAGCGGGGAGGCGGCGGTGACCGTCGCCGAGACGTCGGTCCCGCCGCGCACCACCTCGACGGTGACGCCGTCGAGCCCGCCGCTGCGGGCGAGCTCGGCGCCGATCGCACGGGCGGCCTCGACCGAGCCCGTGCTGCCCCGCGCGGTGTCGACCGCTGCCGTCGCCGCGCGCTGGGCGACGTTGCGGCCGTGCAGCCACAGCCCGGCCTGCAGCACGCCGAGGGTGACCAGCATCAGCACCGGCCAGACCACCGCGAACTGCACGCTCTCGCTGAGGCCGCGCTCATCGGGTCGGGGCACCGGTCGGCTACTTCGGCATCCGGCCGGTCACGTAGGTGGTGATCGCCCCGATGACGATCAGCGCGACCGTCACCGCGCCGGCCAGCAGGATCGCGTTCTCCGCCGACTGGCTGAGGCCGCGCTCGTCCCGGCGCCCGGGGTCCTTGAGCAGCACGAGCAGACCGACGGCCGAGAGGAGCAGGCTCTTCGCGTTCATGGGTGGTCCTTCCGAGTACGGGTCCGGCGGACGCGGGACCCCCGAGTGGTGAGCCGGTGGACGGGATCCGTCCCGGCGGGCGGGGGTGCGGGCACGCGTCGCTGCTGAGGCGCCGTCTCCCGGCGCGCGACGTCGTCGACCTGCTGCACGTCCACCCCCGAACGCGGTCCCGGACGGAGCAGGCTGCTGCCGCCCGGCTTGCTGGTACGAGAACTATGGCCGCGACGACGTCGTCGCGGGAGGGGTGGCGGCAGATTCCTGGGACCGGATCGTGACCTCCACCGATGGTCGCCGTCGCACCTGTCTCCTGAGTCACGGGGAGCACAGTCGCCACGTCGATCACGCCGCCTCGGCCAGCTCGGCGCGGTGCTCCGCGAGCCGGTGGACCGCCCGGCTGCACCGCACCCGCAGCGAGCCCGGCGTCGTCGCGCACCGCACCGCCGCGTCCTTCCCGCTGAGCCCGTCGACGTAGACGGCCTGCAGCAGCCGACCCGTGGCCGGGTCGATGAGCCGCAGCCGCTCGCCGGCCCGGATCACCGCCGTCGCGCCCGGCTCGTCCTGGTCCTCGACGGCGGGGACCAGACGCTCGAGGAGCGGCCCGAGCTCGTCGCCGAGCGCGTGCACGACGACCGGGCTGCGGCCCATCCACTGCCGGTCCCGGTGCACGAGCTTGAGCGTGTCCAGGGCCAGGTTGGCGGCGATCCGCTCCGGCCGCCGGGCCAGCGGGTAGCGGGCCAGGACGCACCAGAGCGCGCTGACGTAGTCGTCGACACCCGCCCGGGCGTCCCGGCCCGCCATCCGCACCAGCCGACCCAGCTGGGACTGCAGGACGGCCCGCCCGGCGAGCGGGTCGCCGGCCAGCGCGGCGGCCACCAGCCGGTGCAGGGCGGCGTCGTCACCCCGCCGGGCCTCCTCGACGAGCGCGGGGACGTCCTCGGGCAGGTCGACGACGAGAGCCGCCCACTCCCGGTTGAGGGCGTCGACGAGGGCGAGGGGCGACCGGCGGACCGGGACGGCGAGGGCTTTCTCCACGTCCCCGAGCCTCGCGAGCGCGTGTTGGCAGCGGTGTTGGCCGACACCCGCCCGGTGTTGTCCACCCGGCCGCGGTGTTGGCGGCTCAGCTCCCCCGGTAGGTGGAGAACGCGAACGGGCTGAGCAGCAGCGGCACGTGGTAGTGCGCCATCGGGTCGGCGAGGGTGAACGGGATGACGACCTCGGGGTAGAACGCCACCGTCCCACGGGCGTCGAACCAGGCGCCGGTGTCGAAGCGGACCCGGTAGGTGCCGGGGACCAGGTCGGCGGGGCCGAGGTCCCCGACCCGCCCGTCGTCGTCGGTCAGACCCTGCGCCACGACGGCCCAGCCGGAGCCGGACGCGGCCTCCAGCACCACCGCGACCCCGGTGGCCGGGCAGCCGGCCACGGCGTCGAGCACGTGCGTGGTGACCCGGCTGCTCACTGCGCGGCCTCGGGGTCGTCGAAGCCGGAGTGGTGGTCGAGGTGGCCGAACAGCTGCGGGATCCGGAGCAGGGCGATGTCGCGCAGCTCACTGGCCACCACGGCCGCCTCGGTGGCGTCGTCGAGGGTGAGGCGGCGCTGCAGCTCGGCGAGGATCGTGGCCCGGTCCCGGCCGGCGGCGCGGATGAGGAACACCCGGCCGAAGCGCTCCTCGTAGGCCCGGTTGCCCTCGGCCAGCGCGGCAGCCAGGGCCTCGTCCTCGGACTGGCTCGCCGACTGCTCCGAGCGCGAGAAGCTCTGCGCCGTACCCTCACCGCGCGCCTTCTCCCCGATCCGCGGGTGGTGCGCCAGAGCCTGGTCGACCTCCTCCGCGCTGAGCGGCGTGGCGGCCGCGGCGGCGGCGTCCATCAGCTCCAGCAGCGAGCCGAAGGGAGCGCGCGCGGCGACGTCGTCGACCCAGCGGGGCACCGCGAGGCAGGCGGTCAGGCCCTCCCGCAGCTCGGCGTCGGTCAGCTCGACCCGGGGCGTCGTCATGGGGCTCGTCTCCTCCTGCTGGGGGCGCGGGCGGGCGGCGTGCCGGCCCGCAACGGATAGATTCTCGTCCGTGGTTCTCACCGTACGGACGATCTCCCCCGACCGGCATGTCCTGTTCAACGCCTCCCAGCCCTCGGTCAGCTTCCTGCAGACCCCGGCCTGGGGCCAGGTGAAGAGCGAGTGGCGCAACGAGTCGCTGGGCTGGTTCGACGAGCAGGACCGCCTGGTCGGCGCGGGCCTGGTGCTCTACCGGCAGCTGCCCAAGGTCAAGAAGTACCTGGCCTACCTGCCCGAGGGCCCGACGATCGACTGGGACGCCGAGGACATCGGCGTGTGGCTCCGCCCGCTGGCCGAGCACGTCAAGGCCGCCGGGGCGTTCGGCGTCCGGGTGGGCGCGCCCGTCGTCGTCCGCCGCTGGGGTCCCGACACCATCAAGGCCGCCATCGCCGACGAGCGCATCCCGCGGCTCAGCGAGGCCCTCCCCGACGAGGTCAACCACACCCACACCCACCTGCGCGACAGCATGCGCCAGCTCGGCTGGCGCCCGCCGGACGAGGAGGAGGGCTTCGCCGCCGGCCAGCCGCGGTTCGTCTTCCAGCTGCCGACCGCCGGCCGCACGCCCGAGGAGCTGCTGGCCGGGATGAACCAGCTGTGGCGGCGCAACATCAAGAAGGCCGCCAAGCTGGGCGTCACCGTCCGGCAGGGCGAGCGCGACGACCTCGCCCGCTTCCACCCGCTCTACGTCGAGACCGCCGAGCGCGACCACTTCACCCCGCGGCCGCTGTCCTACTTCGAGACGATGTGGGACGCGCTGCGCGCGGAGGACCCCGACCGCATCCGGCTCTACCTCGCCGAGCACGAGGGCGACCTGGTCGCCGCCACGACGTGGGTCCGGGTCGGCGGGCACGCCTGGTACTCCTACGGCGCCAGCTCGACGGCCAAGCGCGAGGTCCGCGGCTCCAACGCCGTCCAGTGGCAGATGATCCAGGACGCGGTCGCCGCGGGCTGCACCGTCTACGACCTCCGCGGCATCACCGAGGGCCTGGAGGCCGACGACCCGCACCTCGGGCTCATCCAGTTCAAGGTGGGCACCGGCGGCGAGGCCGTGGAGTACCTGGGCGAGTGGGACCTGCCCCTCAACGCCCTGCTCTACAAGGCCTTCGACGTCTACATGAAGCGCCGCGGCTGAGACGCTGCTGCGCTGTGCCGCGTACTCACGGCACGGCGCAGCACCATCTCGGCCGCACCGGTAGCCTCGCCGGATGAGCGGACTCACCCTGCACCTGGACGTCGAGCGCTGGCGCCGCCACCTGCGCAGCGAGGCCGCGGCCATCCCCGGCCTGGTGCCGGTGGTCAAGGGCAACGGCTACGGCTTCGGGCTCCGCCGGCTGGCCGAGGAGGCCGCCCTGCTCGGCGTCGACGCGCTGGCCGTCGGGGTCGCCGCCGAAGTGGCCGAGGTGCGCGACGTCTTCCCCGGCACCGTCGTCGTCCTCAACCCCTGGGACGCCGCCAACCCGACCGCGGTCGAGCTGGCTGAGGACCCCAAGGTGCTCACCACCGTCTCCCGGCTCGAGGACCTGGCCGCGCTGGCCGACCTCGACACCCGGCCCCGGGTGCTCGTCGAGGTGCTCACCTCGATGCGTCGGCACGGCATCGACCCGACCCAGCTGGACCGGGTCGCCCTGCTGCTGGACCGGGTGAAGTTCGAGGGCTGGTCGATCCACCTGCCGCTGGACGAGCACGGCCGGCGCGCCGAGACCGAACGGCTGGCCCGGGCCGCGCTGGCTGCCGCCCCCGGACCGCTGTGGATCTCCCACCTGCCGCCCGCCGAGGCCCAGGACGTCGTGGCCGCGCTGGCCGCACCCGGTGAGGCCCCCGCACCCCTGCACCTGCGGAGCGGCACCCGGCTCTGGCTGGGCGACCCCGGCAGCCGCCGGACCACCGCGACCGTCATGGACGTGCACGCCGTGCAGCGCGGCCAGCGGGTCGGCTACCGGCAGCGCAAGGCCCCGGCGGCGGGGCACGTCGTCGTGGTCGCCGGCGGGACCGCCCAGGGCGTGGGGATGGAGGCGCCGACGTCGGCCAGCACCCTCCGGCAGCGGGCGGTCGCGCTGGCCGGCGGCGGCCTGGAGGCGGCCGGCCGGGCGCTCAGCCCCTACACCGTCGACGGCCGCAAGCGCTGGTTCCTCGAGCCGCCGCACATGCAGTCCAGCCAGCTCTTCCTGCCCGCCGGCGTCACCCCGCCCGAGCGCGGCGACGAGGTCCCGGTCGAGCTGCGGCTCACCACCGCGACCGTCGACCGGATCGCGGAGGTCTGAGCCTCGCGCCCGGAGCACCCACCGTTCCCTGAGCCCGTCGAAGGGGCCTTCGGAACTCGGGCCACGGGAAGGCCTCAGGCCACCGGCGTCAGCCGCGCAGCTTCGCCTCGAGCCGCTGCTGGTCCTCCGCGGTCCAGCCGAGCCGCTCGACGAGGCCGGGCACGCCCCCGTACTCGGCGTCGACGTGGTCGAGCAGCGCGCGCATGGTCTCGGCGTGGGTCAGGTGCGAGCTGAGCGGGCGGTCCCGCAGGTTCGCGGCGTAGGTCTTCGTGGCGAGCAGCCGGTCGAGGATCTGCTGGACGCGCTCGGAGCTGGCGGCGTAGTCGTCGATGACGGCCTCGCGGTCGGCGCCGACCAGGCTGAGAGCCAGGGCCACGACGGTACCGGTCCGGTCCTTGCCCGCGGCGCAGTGCACCAGGGAGGCACCCTCGGCCCGGGAGATGACCCGGAGCGCCTCGACGACGGAGTCGGGCCGGTCGGCGAGGTAGCTCAGGTAGATCGAGGCGATGGGGTTGTCGAGCTCGACCGTCGGCTTCAGGTCGACCCAGGGCAGCGCCTTCTCGGGCAGCACCTCGGGGCGCTCGTCGGGCTTGTCCTCGCCGACCCCCTCGCGCCACTCGCGGAACAGCGACAGCTGGTGGATGGTGACCTCGGGGTGGCCGACCAGCGGGCCGGGTCCCTCGTTCTCAGCCTCGTACTCGCTGCGGAGGTCGACGACGTCGGACAGACCGAGGCCCAGCAACGCGTCGACGTCGGACGGGGTGAGGGACTGCAGGTTGTCCGAGCGGAGCAGCTGCCCCGTCCGGATGGCGCCGCCGTCGGTGGTGGGGATCCCTCCGACGTCCCGCAGGTTGGCCAGTCCGTCGAGCTCAATCCACATCCGCTGCACGGCTCCCAGTGTAGGGAACCGCCTCAGCTGGCCCAGTGGCCGGTGAAGAACAGCCAGCTCCACCACAGCAGAAGCACGACCCCGAGCGCCCAGAGCGCGACCACCAGCACCCGGTGCACGCGGGCCGCGACCGGCCGGGCGGGAGCGGCGGTGCCCCAGCGGGCGAGCATGACCCACAGCGGGAACCAGAGCAGGGTGGCCCTGTTGACCGAGAAGAACCAGTAGGACAGCGAGAAGGCGAGCACCTGCACCCCGACCCAGCTGGCCTCGGCCCACAGCCGGTGGCGCAGGCACCAGGCGGTGACGACGAGGCCGACCACCATCGAGACGACCTCGGCCCGGAACACCGCCGCCCACCACGGGTGGTCGGCGTAGGCGCCGGGGACGATGGCCGGGATGGTGTGGAGGAACGACTGCCACGGGGTGGTCAGCTCGCGGACCCAGCCCGTCGACTGGGCGGTGTACCAGGCGGTCCAGCTGCCGGTCAGGCCGTGCAGGTACGTGGCGAAAGCGACGATGACGGCGGCCGGCAGCAGCAGCCAGGCCAGCCGCCGGACCCGGCCGGGCAGGTCCACCCCGCGGGAGGTCAGGACCATCACCGCGAGCGCGCCGAGCAGGAACAGCCCGGAGACCCGGACGGTGCAGGCGGCGGCCGCCAGGACGGCGGCGGCGGCCCAGCGGTCGGCGCGGGCGCGTTCCCAGGCCCAGAAGGCGGCCGCGCAGAACAGCGACTCCGTGTAGGGCACGGTGGTGAAGACGGCGGGCGGGGCGAACAGCCAGGCGACGGCCGCCCAGGGCCCGCCGAGCCGGAGCAGCGCCCCGGCCGCGACCGCGGAGCAGACCAGCGACAGGACCACCCCGCCGACGGCGACCGGGATCCCGAGCGCGAGCCCGCCGGCCAGCAGGGTGGGCAGGCCGGGGAAGAAGGCCATGAGGATGCCGTCGGGCTCGGCGAAGTAGCCGCCCCGGGCCAGCGCGCTGAAGTGCTGGACGTCCCAGTTGCTCACCATGTCGGTGAAGCTCCGGCCCTCGCGCAGCGCCAGCAGCACCGCGACCAGGGCGATCAACCCGCGGCTGGCCAGCCAGGCCTGGACGACGAGCCGACCACCGCCGTCCGCGCCCGGTCGCTCGCCACCGGGTGCCTCCGGGGCCGTCCGGGCCGGGGCCAGCGCGGCCAGCCGCATCACGTCGCCGCCCCGAGGGCATGCCGGAACCGGGTCAGCCAGGGGGCGTCCACGGCGCCGTCGAGCGTTCCGCCGCCCGGGTCGTCGGCACCGTCACGGCGGACCGGGTCGTGGGCCGGCCGCAGGACGTCGCGGACGACGACGCCGACCACCCACGCCTGGGTGGCCAGCCGGAGGAGCACGGCGAGCCAGTAGACCCGGTCGGCCGAGCCGTCGCCGGGGGCGAGCAGCCCGCCGAGGTGCCACCAGATGGCGACGAAGTAGACGAGCTCGCCGACGGTGAAGACCAGCCAGTCGCGCCACCGCGGACGGGCCAGCACCAGCAGCGGCAACAGCCACAGCACGTACTGCGGGGAGTAGACCTTGTTGGTCATCAGGAACGCGGCGACGACGAGGAAGGCCACCTGGCCGAGCCGCGGACGGCGGGGCGCCAGCAGGATCAGCAGCCCGATGGCCAGGCAGCCGACCGCGAAGAGACCGCCGCTCACGGCGTTGAGCTGCGGCACCGGGCGGCCGGCGAGGGAGAAGACGTACCAGAGCGAGCCGAAGTCGCCGGCCCGGTCGGAGTTGAACGACCAGAAGCTCAGCCAGGCGTCGGGCGCGAGCAGCAGCACCGGCAGGTTGACCGCTGTCCACGCGACGGCGAAGCCGGCCAGGGCGACGCCGAGGTCCCGCATCCGTCGGGCCCGCAGGCAGAGCAGCAGGAGCGGTCCGAGGAGCAGCAGGGGATAGAGCTTCGCCGCCATCCCCAGCCCCAGCAGCACCCCGGCCAGCGTCGGGTGGCGGCGCGACCAGGCCAGCAGCGCGGTGGCGGTGAGGGCGACGGGCAGCAGGTCCCAGTTGATGAGCGCGGTCGCGGCGACGCAGGGCGAGGCGGCGACCATCATCGCGTCCCAGGGCCGGCCGGGGACGGTGCGCGCCTGGGCCCAGAGGGTGAGCAGCAGCAGGGCGCCGAGCAGGACGGCGTTGACGTCGACGAAGCGCAGGGTGGCGTCGACGGCCTGCTGGTCGCTCAGCCCGGCGCCGGTGGGGGCGCC
This window harbors:
- a CDS encoding SAF domain-containing protein, producing the protein MSIDLRPRTRAARPRPSEAADASGAATAAPELPRLPGRRNPRWIALGVLALCLGALLSAVVYARLASETTVVSLAATVYRGEAIQRDDLTTVRLRGGTLPDTVAAERLESLVGQRAVFDLPAGSVLPAAAVAPVALPADGRAAVAMKLVTGRAPEGLLPPGSPLRLVALPPASTQGGGPDALVGKTYRARVVEQVPGVDGASIVLTVDVDQGQAPTVALLAAQERLTVVRDAGR
- a CDS encoding pilus assembly protein TadG-related protein, with amino-acid sequence MRRDERGQSISLFVLMVMGALVLVAGLVVDGGQKVAAASRAEAAAAGASRAAGNAAATRQLGGAEPAGAAVLAAKAFLAGDPSVQGTVTLRAGVVRVETRSSAPTLFLSVVGLGTVTGTGSAEAVIVPTGGAR
- a CDS encoding TadE/TadG family type IV pilus assembly protein, yielding MSGRPASRGSVTVELTLVVPALVLVLGLLVAGGRLWFARATVVEAAQSAARAASLARSAGTAAVDGRAAGQASLRTAGLVCSSTTVGVQTAAFAVPVGTPATVRTTVGCTVPLGDVVLPGLPGSIQLSGEGAAALDTYRSRR
- a CDS encoding TadE/TadG family type IV pilus assembly protein, which gives rise to MPRPDERGLSESVQFAVVWPVLMLVTLGVLQAGLWLHGRNVAQRAATAAVDTARGSTGSVEAARAIGAELARSGGLDGVTVEVVRGGTDVSATVTAASPLLLDVGLGRLRESAAAPRERVTPP
- a CDS encoding RNA polymerase sigma factor; translated protein: MEKALAVPVRRSPLALVDALNREWAALVVDLPEDVPALVEEARRGDDAALHRLVAAALAGDPLAGRAVLQSQLGRLVRMAGRDARAGVDDYVSALWCVLARYPLARRPERIAANLALDTLKLVHRDRQWMGRSPVVVHALGDELGPLLERLVPAVEDQDEPGATAVIRAGERLRLIDPATGRLLQAVYVDGLSGKDAAVRCATTPGSLRVRCSRAVHRLAEHRAELAEAA
- the uraH gene encoding hydroxyisourate hydrolase, translating into MSSRVTTHVLDAVAGCPATGVAVVLEAASGSGWAVVAQGLTDDDGRVGDLGPADLVPGTYRVRFDTGAWFDARGTVAFYPEVVIPFTLADPMAHYHVPLLLSPFAFSTYRGS
- the uraD gene encoding 2-oxo-4-hydroxy-4-carboxy-5-ureidoimidazoline decarboxylase, whose protein sequence is MTTPRVELTDAELREGLTACLAVPRWVDDVAARAPFGSLLELMDAAAAAATPLSAEEVDQALAHHPRIGEKARGEGTAQSFSRSEQSASQSEDEALAAALAEGNRAYEERFGRVFLIRAAGRDRATILAELQRRLTLDDATEAAVVASELRDIALLRIPQLFGHLDHHSGFDDPEAAQ
- a CDS encoding lipid II:glycine glycyltransferase FemX gives rise to the protein MVLTVRTISPDRHVLFNASQPSVSFLQTPAWGQVKSEWRNESLGWFDEQDRLVGAGLVLYRQLPKVKKYLAYLPEGPTIDWDAEDIGVWLRPLAEHVKAAGAFGVRVGAPVVVRRWGPDTIKAAIADERIPRLSEALPDEVNHTHTHLRDSMRQLGWRPPDEEEGFAAGQPRFVFQLPTAGRTPEELLAGMNQLWRRNIKKAAKLGVTVRQGERDDLARFHPLYVETAERDHFTPRPLSYFETMWDALRAEDPDRIRLYLAEHEGDLVAATTWVRVGGHAWYSYGASSTAKREVRGSNAVQWQMIQDAVAAGCTVYDLRGITEGLEADDPHLGLIQFKVGTGGEAVEYLGEWDLPLNALLYKAFDVYMKRRG
- a CDS encoding alanine racemase, whose amino-acid sequence is MSGLTLHLDVERWRRHLRSEAAAIPGLVPVVKGNGYGFGLRRLAEEAALLGVDALAVGVAAEVAEVRDVFPGTVVVLNPWDAANPTAVELAEDPKVLTTVSRLEDLAALADLDTRPRVLVEVLTSMRRHGIDPTQLDRVALLLDRVKFEGWSIHLPLDEHGRRAETERLARAALAAAPGPLWISHLPPAEAQDVVAALAAPGEAPAPLHLRSGTRLWLGDPGSRRTTATVMDVHAVQRGQRVGYRQRKAPAAGHVVVVAGGTAQGVGMEAPTSASTLRQRAVALAGGGLEAAGRALSPYTVDGRKRWFLEPPHMQSSQLFLPAGVTPPERGDEVPVELRLTTATVDRIAEV
- a CDS encoding tyrosine-protein phosphatase encodes the protein MWIELDGLANLRDVGGIPTTDGGAIRTGQLLRSDNLQSLTPSDVDALLGLGLSDVVDLRSEYEAENEGPGPLVGHPEVTIHQLSLFREWREGVGEDKPDERPEVLPEKALPWVDLKPTVELDNPIASIYLSYLADRPDSVVEALRVISRAEGASLVHCAAGKDRTGTVVALALSLVGADREAVIDDYAASSERVQQILDRLLATKTYAANLRDRPLSSHLTHAETMRALLDHVDAEYGGVPGLVERLGWTAEDQQRLEAKLRG
- a CDS encoding glycosyltransferase family 87 protein, with amino-acid sequence MPSRSDPFVAGLSRRVGGPPGAHARPPRWWSPVRVALVVGTLVYLAGMVFRLPCRITVAGQSIEQYRDLCYSDIGLLYSGRGLLQGNVPYLDSGDYPVLEYPVLTGWFLELERRLTVLLGAPTGAGLSDQQAVDATLRFVDVNAVLLGALLLLTLWAQARTVPGRPWDAMMVAASPCVAATALINWDLLPVALTATALLAWSRRHPTLAGVLLGLGMAAKLYPLLLLGPLLLLCLRARRMRDLGVALAGFAVAWTAVNLPVLLLAPDAWLSFWSFNSDRAGDFGSLWYVFSLAGRPVPQLNAVSGGLFAVGCLAIGLLILLAPRRPRLGQVAFLVVAAFLMTNKVYSPQYVLWLLPLLVLARPRWRDWLVFTVGELVYFVAIWWHLGGLLAPGDGSADRVYWLAVLLRLATQAWVVGVVVRDVLRPAHDPVRRDGADDPGGGTLDGAVDAPWLTRFRHALGAAT